The sequence TCTAATTGGCATAAACGGAACGGGAAAATCGAGCTTACTAAAATTGCTTGCCAAAGAAGATACACCTGATAGCGGCGTGATAACAGGGCCGCATGATTATCAGATCAGGTATCTGGCGCAAGATACGGTGTTTGATGAAAACTTAACTGTTGCGCAAGCTGTTTTTTCAGGAGATTCACCCATCCTGCTAGCAGTTCGTAACTATGAGCTAGCCTTGCAGCGATTGGCTGACGATGGTGAGGACACAACCGCTCAGCAAGCCTACACCAAAGCGGAAGAGCGGATGAATAGAGAAGATGCCTGGCTAGCAGATACGAACGTTCGGACGATTTTAAATCAATTGGGGATACCTGATATTAGCCAAAAGATAGGGGAACTCTCGGGTGGTCAAAAAAAACGTGTAGGACTTGCTCAAGTACTCATCCAAGAGCCTGATTTACTACTGTTAGATGAGCCGACTAACCATTTGGATTATCAAGCAATAAAGTGGTTAGAAAGTTTTTTAAATCAATATCAAGGAGCTTTTGTTTTAGTCACACATGATCGTTATTTCTTAGATAATGTGACGAATCGTATGTTTGAACTCTCATTTGGCAAGCTTTATCAGTACAAGGGCAACTATGAAAATTATTTGATTGAAAAGGCACAAAGAGAAGAAACAGAAAAACAACAAGAAACGAAGCGCAAACAATTGTATAAGCAAGAACTAAGTTGGATGCGAGCCGGTGTCAAAGCAAGAGGAACCAAACAACAAGCACGCATTCAGCGCTTTGAAGATTTAAAAGAAAATCTTCATCAAGTTCAAACAAGCGAACATGTAGAAATTGATATTGCAACGAAACGGCTAGGAAAAAAGGTTTTAAAATTGGAGCAAGCAACGTTCACTTTGGATCAGCAAATTATTTTAAAGAATTTTGAGTTGCTTGTGCAAACACATGATCGGATTGGGATTACTGGTAAAAATGGTTCGGGAAAGTCTACACTACTGAATATTTTAGCTGGACGTATCGAACTGGAAGCTGGCGTTTATGAGATTGGGGAAACTGTCCGGATTGGTTACTACACACAACAAAATGAAGCGATTGACCCGAATAAACGCATGATTCAATATTTACAAGAAGCTGCCGAACAAGTTGAACAGACAAATGGTTCTACTACAAGTGTGGCGGAGATGCTTGAACGCTTTCTTTTTCCTAGATTTATGCACGGTACCACCATTGGCAAACTTTCTGGTGGAGAAAAAAGGCGACTTTTCTTACTGAAATTGTTGATTTTACAACCGAATGTACTGCTATTGGATGAGCCAACAAATGATTTAGATATTGACACACTCACAATACTAGAAGACTATTTGAGCCAGTTCGCTGGTGCGGTGATTGGGGTTAGTCATGATCGTTATTTCCTAGATAAGACCATGGAAAGGCTGTTTATATTTGAAGGGAATGGAGAAATCGAGTATTTTTACGGCTCTATGACGGATTATTTAGCAAAAAAAGAAGACACTCAAAAAAATCTAGCGACTAAAAAACATTCTGACTCCCAAAATCAAACTACTGAAATTGCTGTAGAAAAAGTCAAAAAGAAATTAACATATGCTGAACAAAAAGAATGGGAAGCAATTGAAGATCAAATGGAACTGCTAGAAGTAAAAATTGAAGAGCTAAAAGCAGAAATGAATATCTCTGGTAGTGACTTTGCCAAATTACAAGAGTTGCAACAACAAGTAGAAGCAAAAGAGTTAAAGTTAGAGGATATGCTTAACAGATGGGAATATTTAAGTCAGTTTACTTCTTAAAAGACGAAAGGGGAAAAAGATGGAAAAAGATTATTTAGAACTAGGCCAAAAGATCTTGACTGCAGGAACTATAAAAAGTGATCGAACGGGTACAGGAACAAAAAGTATTTTTGGCTATCAAATGCGTTTTGATTTAAGCGAGGGTTTCCCACTTTTAACAACCAAGCGCGTGCCTTTTGGTTTGATAAAAAGTGAATTGCTATGGTTTATGCATGGGGATACTAATATTCGGTATTTATTAAAGCACAACAATCATATTTGGGATGAGTGGGCTTTTGAACGTTACATCAAAAGTGAGGACTATACAGGACCAGATATGACTGATTTTGGCCGTAAATCTTTAGTAGATGAGGAGTTTAACCAACGTTATCAAAAAGAAAGTCAAAAATTCTGTGAGCTAATTTTGACAGATGATCAGTTTGCTCAAAAATATGGAGAATTGGGAAATATTTATGGGGCTCAGTGGCGTAATTGGCAAACAAGAACAGGAGAAACGATTGATCAACTAAAAGATGTAATTGAGATGATTAAAACAAATCCTGACTCAAGAAGACTTGTAGTATCAGCTTGGAATCCAGAAGATGTGCCGACGATGGCTTTGCCACCTTGTCATACGATGTTTCAATTTTATGTGGCGGATGGAAAACTAAGTTGCCAGCTCTATCAAAGAAGTGCCGATGTTTTCTTGGGGGTACCGTTTAACATTGCAAGTTACGCGCTATTAACACATTTGATTGCGCATGAAACAGGACTTGAGGTTGGAGAATTTGTTCATACACTTGGTGACGCACATTTGTATAGAAATCATTTTGAACAAATGAAAGAACAGTTGAGTAGAGAGGTACGGGCTTTACCAAAATTGGTATTAAATCCAGAAAAAAAATCAGTATTTGATTTTGATGTGACAGATATTCAGGTAGAAGGATATCAACCACATCCAGCTATTAAAGCGCCGATTGCCGTGTGATTTAGTAGTTAAGGAAAAGGATTGTAGAGATTGAAAGGGGAAAAAAATGTTAGCTGCGATATGGGCGCAAGATGAAGAGGGGTTAATTGGGAAAGAAGGCAAGTTGCCATGGCATTTACCCAATGATTTAAAATTTTTTAAAACAATGACCGAACATAATACGATTGTCATGGGAAGAAAGACATTTGAAGGAATGGGAGGGAAACTACTTCCTAACCGGGACACCATCATTTTGACTAGTGACAAAAGCTATCAAGTGGAAGGGGCGCTTGTCTTTCATGACAAGCAAGAGGTTTTAGAATATGCTAAAAAGACAGATGGAATGGTCTTTATCACTGGGGGCACACAAGTCTACAAAACATTTTTGCCTGAAATCGATGTTTTGCACCGTACGCTCATCCATCATAGATTTGAAGGAGATGCTTATTTTCCAAAAATAAATTGGGACGCCTTCACAATGGTGAGCATCAGTGAAGGGGAAACGGATGAGAGAAATCCTTATAAGTATCAATTTGAATCTTATCATAGAAAGTAAATTTTTGATAAGCATTCAGATAGACGGATCACCCAGTAAAAAAGCCGACTGAACTAGTTCAGTCGGCTTTTTTATTTTGGTCTCTAGCACCAGTGTGTCAAGATATTAGGTGTAAAATAAAACAGAGAAGTACATAAAGCCTGCACCAAGCATCACAAAAAGATGCCAGACAACGTGCATATAACGAATATGCTTC is a genomic window of Vagococcus entomophilus containing:
- a CDS encoding dihydrofolate reductase, producing MLAAIWAQDEEGLIGKEGKLPWHLPNDLKFFKTMTEHNTIVMGRKTFEGMGGKLLPNRDTIILTSDKSYQVEGALVFHDKQEVLEYAKKTDGMVFITGGTQVYKTFLPEIDVLHRTLIHHRFEGDAYFPKINWDAFTMVSISEGETDERNPYKYQFESYHRK
- a CDS encoding ABC-F family ATP-binding cassette domain-containing protein; its protein translation is MKELRIDALTKTYGEKTLFDQLSFLIHEKDHIGLIGINGTGKSSLLKLLAKEDTPDSGVITGPHDYQIRYLAQDTVFDENLTVAQAVFSGDSPILLAVRNYELALQRLADDGEDTTAQQAYTKAEERMNREDAWLADTNVRTILNQLGIPDISQKIGELSGGQKKRVGLAQVLIQEPDLLLLDEPTNHLDYQAIKWLESFLNQYQGAFVLVTHDRYFLDNVTNRMFELSFGKLYQYKGNYENYLIEKAQREETEKQQETKRKQLYKQELSWMRAGVKARGTKQQARIQRFEDLKENLHQVQTSEHVEIDIATKRLGKKVLKLEQATFTLDQQIILKNFELLVQTHDRIGITGKNGSGKSTLLNILAGRIELEAGVYEIGETVRIGYYTQQNEAIDPNKRMIQYLQEAAEQVEQTNGSTTSVAEMLERFLFPRFMHGTTIGKLSGGEKRRLFLLKLLILQPNVLLLDEPTNDLDIDTLTILEDYLSQFAGAVIGVSHDRYFLDKTMERLFIFEGNGEIEYFYGSMTDYLAKKEDTQKNLATKKHSDSQNQTTEIAVEKVKKKLTYAEQKEWEAIEDQMELLEVKIEELKAEMNISGSDFAKLQELQQQVEAKELKLEDMLNRWEYLSQFTS
- a CDS encoding thymidylate synthase, encoding MEKDYLELGQKILTAGTIKSDRTGTGTKSIFGYQMRFDLSEGFPLLTTKRVPFGLIKSELLWFMHGDTNIRYLLKHNNHIWDEWAFERYIKSEDYTGPDMTDFGRKSLVDEEFNQRYQKESQKFCELILTDDQFAQKYGELGNIYGAQWRNWQTRTGETIDQLKDVIEMIKTNPDSRRLVVSAWNPEDVPTMALPPCHTMFQFYVADGKLSCQLYQRSADVFLGVPFNIASYALLTHLIAHETGLEVGEFVHTLGDAHLYRNHFEQMKEQLSREVRALPKLVLNPEKKSVFDFDVTDIQVEGYQPHPAIKAPIAV